In the genome of Engystomops pustulosus unplaced genomic scaffold, aEngPut4.maternal MAT_SCAFFOLD_497, whole genome shotgun sequence, the window AGGGGGTCGCATTCCCATCAGCGGCCGAGGAGGCCCCCCTTGGTACGATGGGACCATAGGTGGCCCTTGAGCAAATGGAGGCATGGCACCTGGGTGAAATCCTGGCATGCCTTGGTGCGGACTTCCAAACTGACCTGTGGGGGGAGAAGAGGAGACTCATCAGCAACCAAAGACACATCCAGTGCAGAGCATGTCCGATCATATACAGGAGACACATCCAGTGCAGAGCATGTCCCATCCTATACAGGGAGACACATCCAGTGCAGAGCATGTCCCATCCTATACAGGAGACACATCCAGTGCAGAGAATGTCCCATCCTATATAGGGAGACACATCCAGTGCAGAGCACGTCCCATCCTATACAGGAGACACATCCAGTGCAGAGCACGTCCCATCCTATACAGGAGACACATCCAGTGCAGAGCATGTCCCATCCTATACAGGGAGACACATCCAGTGCAGAGAATGTCCCATCCTATACAGGGAGACACATCCAGTGCAGGGCACGTCCCATCCTATACAGGGAGACACATCCAGTGCAGAGCACGTCCCATCCTATACAGGGAGACACATCCAGTGCAGAGCATGTCCCATCCTATATAGGGAGACACATCCAGTGCAGAGCATGTCCCATCCTATACAGGGAGACACATCCAGTGCAGAGCACGTCCCATCCTATATAGGGAGACACATGCAGTGCAGAGCATGTCCCATCCTATATAGGGAGACACATCCAGTGCAGGGCACGTCCCATCCTATACAGGGAGACACATCCAGTGCAGGGCACGTCCCATCCTATACAGGAGACACATCCAGTGCAGAGCACGTCCCATCCTATATAAGGAGACACATCCAGTGCAGAGCACGTCCCATCCTATATAGGGAGACACATCCAGTGCAGAGCATGTCCGATCCTATACAGGGAGACACATCCAGTGCAGAGAATGTCCCATCCTATATAGGGAGACACATCCAGTGCAGAGCACGTCCCATCCTATACAGGGAGACACATCCAGTGCAGAGCACGTCCCATCCTATACAGGGAGACACATCCAGTGCAGAGCATGTCCCATCCTATATAGGGAGACACATCCAGTGCAGAGCATGTCCCATCCTATATATAGGGAGACACATCCAGTGCAGAGCATGTCCCATCCTATATATAGGGAGACACATCCAGTGCAGAGCATGTCCCATCCTATATATAGGGAGACACATCCAGTGCAGAGCATGTCCCATCCTATATATAGGGAGACACATCCAGTGCAGAGCATGTCCCATCCTATACAGGAGACACATCCAGTGCAGAGCACGTCCCATCCTATACAGGGAGACACATCCAGTGCAGAGCACGTCCCATCCTATACAGGAGACACATCCAGTGCAGAGCACGTCCCATCCTATACAGGAGACACATCCAGTGCAGAGCATGTCCCATCCTATATATAGGGAGACACATCCAGTGCAGGGCATGTCCCATCCTATACAGGAGACACATCCAGTGCAGAGCATGTCCCATCCTATATAGGGAGACACATCCAGTGCAGAGCATGTCCCATCCTATATGGGGGGCGGGCAGACACATCTATCCCCTGGTGGGCATGTACCACACCCTATATCGGAGAGACGCATCTATCCTAGTACTGAGCAGAACAGGCCACGCTTCTCACCGTGAGGGGGCATTGGGTGCCTCATGCCAGGCTGCTGAGGGGGCATGCCAGGCTGCGGTGCAATCATAGCTCCAAGAGGGTTTCCAAGAACCCCCATGGGTGCCTGGCCTGGCCGAGGCAGGTTACGCTGGTATTTCGGAAGCTGGGCACGTTTCTCTTCCTGGAAAACAACCAAAGACGAGAATCAGCAAAGCTGGAAACTTCAGAGTAAGGTTTAGACACTAGGCAACAGGGGGTCCTAGagggattctggtactggagtcaGGACTTACCAGCGATATATCCTCATCTGGGTGGATCAACTTACTAGTAGCACTAGTAGTACTCAGGGTAGCAGGCTTACTTGTTATGGAAGCAGCCGGTTTAGCAGCCGTGCTATTTGTGGTGCTAGTGGTTGACAAGGTTGATTGGGTGTAAGCGGGAAATGTAGGTTTGGGGGGTTCAGACGTTGTGATTGTTGCACTGTTCAAGGGCTTAAAGTCCGTGCCCACGGGTCCTGCAACTGCTGCCGGAGCCTGCAAAAAGGAAAAACACGCCGTCACTTTACTAACTCCAGATCATACGGGTGCAGAAGAGAGCAAAGCCAGAGCGCACAGCATCAGCAAGCAAGCGAGCGGCCAGTGCCACACACCCCATGACTGCATGTAGTCCTAGTGCCCTGCCGaatatccccctcctcccccaccaaCAAGAGGACAGGTGCCAGATATACCGGGATCCACAGGAGTGGCTAATACATGCACAAAATCGCAACAAGACTCAACTTGCTGAAGCAGGGGACATCAGGCAGAGAAGGATCTTCCTGTGGGGGGCACATCTTCACTAGGCTCCCCCACAAGGACTGTCCTTCCAGCTGGATACTATCTCTATGCTACAATATCCATAGCAGGGACTATTCTATAGATGTATGCATATAGTGGGCATATATACATGCACTACACCCATGCCCAGGAGATGCAAGGCATGCATTAACCCTTTAGACCCCCAAGGTTCTGACCGCAGCAGTCCAAAAGGTTAATAAGTGAAGCAAACACTAAACACTGCGAGCTCCTGCATACTTGTGCAGCACTAGGGAAGAGAACTTTAGCAGGTGCAGAGAGGCTCTCAGAGCTGGAGGACGACGAGGCTGAACTGGTGACGGGGGATCCCATCTGCAGCACAAAGAGAGGAAGCGGTGAAGAGAGATCACAGGTGAGAGACCCCTGACCCCCAGCCCGCCCTCCCCCCGACAGCAGACACACGCCAGGCTCACAATCATCACGGCCGGTGCAGTGGATGGAGTCTGTGCACTTTTCTAAAAGTTTGGTTTGTGACTTCATGTAGGGAGCGCAGAGGTCCAGATCTGCATACGGTTCTGGTAGGGGCCGACTGCAGAGACCACAGGTGCCCTCAAACAACCTGTTTAGGGGCTCACTATGGACTTATACAAGGAGTCCCCTTGAAGGAAATTATGACCACAATCaggccttcccagaggctgctACTTCCAGGGTGTACAGACCACGCTCCTTACCTGCCCagcactggggaacagcggcttGGGTACCGATGCCATGGTGGGAGTAGATGTGCTGGGAGTGGGGAGCCTGCCAACCCCTGGGGCAGACATGGGCTGAGCTTGTGTAACAACCGGTATCCCAGGACGTGGACCAACGGGCGGCGGCACACCTAAACCAAGGCAGAAAACATTATGGAGGGGATGCTCCATTAACCTGAAAATCCAGATTCTACATGCAGAGATGGGGCAGTGCACGTACCTGGAGGTAACCCAGCCATCATGGGGGGGATGCCAGGCGCATGGTGGTGCATCATTCCCATCGGTAACAACCTGATAGAGAAACAACAAGTGTAAGAAAACATCCAACCTGTAACAGAGTAAAGAGTAACCGGCACCTACCCGTGCGGCATCCCAGGCATCACCGGGGGTATGCCGGGCATCAGAGGCGGCACAGACGGCATCAGATGAGGGATTCCTAGGAAGATACAAGACCATCAGCAAGAAGATCCTCACCAGCAAACTAGCCGGCAGCACCTCTACCATGGAGAGCGAACTCACCCGGAGGCATGCCGGGCCCGGCTAACCCATGGAGGCCCGGGATATACCCCTGCTGGGCATGCATCTGCACCGGGAAAGAGCTGGACGGCCCGGACTCATCGTCATCCTCATAGTCAGAGTCATCCTGTTTCTTCTTCTGTCCATCAGCTGGAGGAGCACAGAATATGTGGTGTTACCGGAGTCCAGAGAGAAGCCCCCCAGCCCCCAGGGTCACTCACGTACCTTGTGTTTTCTGCTCCAGCAgccgcctcctctcctccatatccTTCTCAGGAATTCCTTCCATTCCATAGATTTCCAGTTCAATGTCCGTCCTGCCAGGAATGGCATTGGGAACAGCATCAATGGTCTCCTTATGTACCTGGAGAGAAGCGCCAGTCAGTGAGCACCACACCCCCTGCAAGGTCTgaccacaccccccccccatgtgcccgATGGCCCCAGccgaccgccccccccccatgtgcccgatggccccagccccccccccccatgtgtccgATGGCCCCAGCcgcgcaccccccccccatgtgtccgATGGCCCCAGCCGCgcacccccccccatgtgcccGATGGCCCCAgccgcgcacccccccccccatgtgtccgATGGCCCCAgccgcgcacccccccccccatgtgcccgATGGCCCCAGCcgcgcaccccccccccatgtgcccgATGGCCCCAGCcgcgcaccccccccccatgtgcccgATGGCCCCAGCCGCgcacccccccccatgtgcccGATGGCCCCAGCCGCCCGCCCCCCCTTGTGCCCGATGGCCCCAGCCGCGCACCCCGCCCCCCCATGT includes:
- the ZNF207 gene encoding BUB3-interacting and GLEBS motif-containing protein ZNF207 isoform X2, yielding MGRKKKKQLKPWCWYCNRDFDDEKILIQHQKAKHFKCHICHKKLYTGPGLAIHCMQVHKETIDAVPNAIPGRTDIELEIYGMEGIPEKDMEERRRLLEQKTQADGQKKKQDDSDYEDDDESGPSSSFPVQMHAQQGYIPGLHGLAGPGMPPGIPHLMPSVPPLMPGIPPVMPGMPHGLLPMGMMHHHAPGIPPMMAGLPPGVPPPVGPRPGIPVVTQAQPMSAPGVGRLPTPSTSTPTMASVPKPLFPSAGQAPAAVAGPVGTDFKPLNSATITTSEPPKPTFPAYTQSTLSTTSTTNSTAAKPAASITSKPATLSTTSATSKLIHPDEDISLEEKRAQLPKYQRNLPRPGQAPMGVLGNPLGAMIAPQPGMPPQQPGMRHPMPPHGQFGSPHQGMPGFHPGAMPPFAQGPPMVPSYQGGPPRPLMGMRPPVMSQGGRY
- the ZNF207 gene encoding BUB3-interacting and GLEBS motif-containing protein ZNF207 isoform X1 → MGRKKKKQLKPWCWYCNRDFDDEKILIQHQKAKHFKCHICHKKLYTGPGLAIHCMQVHKETIDAVPNAIPGRTDIELEIYGMEGIPEKDMEERRRLLEQKTQADGQKKKQDDSDYEDDDESGPSSSFPVQMHAQQGYIPGLHGLAGPGMPPGIPHLMPSVPPLMPGIPPVMPGMPHGLLPMGMMHHHAPGIPPMMAGLPPGVPPPVGPRPGIPVVTQAQPMSAPGVGRLPTPSTSTPTMASVPKPLFPSAGQMGSPVTSSASSSSSSESLSAPAKVLFPSAAQAPAAVAGPVGTDFKPLNSATITTSEPPKPTFPAYTQSTLSTTSTTNSTAAKPAASITSKPATLSTTSATSKLIHPDEDISLEEKRAQLPKYQRNLPRPGQAPMGVLGNPLGAMIAPQPGMPPQQPGMRHPMPPHGQFGSPHQGMPGFHPGAMPPFAQGPPMVPSYQGGPPRPLMGMRPPVMSQGGRY